Proteins found in one Pontibacter sp. SGAir0037 genomic segment:
- the rsmA gene encoding 16S rRNA (adenine(1518)-N(6)/adenine(1519)-N(6))-dimethyltransferase RsmA has translation MSKVSPKKHLGQHFLVDQNIAIKIVEQLTLPHGVKDVLEIGPGMGVLTQYLLQHPGYTTTVVDIDRESIAYLKEHFPALEDRIISADFLKTDLSQLFPDKFAIIGNFPYNISSQIFFKVLEYRDRVPEVVCMIQKEVAERLAAPPGSKAYGILSVLLQAWYNIDYKFTVHEHVFHPPPKVKSGVISLVRNEVEILPCDEKRFFEVVKLSFGTRRKTLRNCLKSYNLPSEVTAQPVFDKRAEQLSVQDFIELTQLIEQHI, from the coding sequence GTGAGTAAGGTAAGTCCGAAAAAACACTTAGGCCAGCATTTCCTGGTCGACCAGAACATTGCCATAAAGATTGTGGAGCAGCTTACGTTGCCTCATGGCGTGAAAGATGTGCTCGAGATAGGGCCGGGTATGGGGGTGCTGACGCAGTATCTGTTGCAGCATCCGGGCTATACGACAACGGTAGTGGATATCGACAGAGAATCTATTGCTTATTTAAAAGAGCATTTTCCCGCTTTAGAAGACCGTATTATTTCTGCTGACTTTCTGAAGACAGACCTTAGCCAGTTGTTTCCGGATAAGTTTGCCATTATCGGCAACTTCCCTTACAATATCTCCAGCCAGATATTTTTTAAAGTGCTGGAGTACCGGGATCGTGTGCCGGAGGTAGTTTGTATGATTCAGAAAGAAGTGGCGGAGAGACTGGCAGCGCCTCCCGGCTCTAAAGCTTATGGTATCTTAAGTGTACTGCTGCAGGCCTGGTACAACATCGATTACAAATTTACGGTGCATGAGCATGTGTTTCATCCGCCGCCAAAAGTAAAATCAGGCGTAATCAGCCTGGTGCGAAACGAGGTGGAAATCCTGCCATGCGACGAAAAACGTTTCTTCGAAGTAGTGAAACTAAGCTTTGGCACAAGGCGCAAAACATTGCGCAACTGCCTTAAAAGCTATAACCTTCCTTCCGAAGTTACGGCACAGCCTGTATTCGACAAGCGCGCAGAGCAACTGTCGGTGCAGGATTTTATTGAACTAACCCAACTGATCGAGCAGCACATTTAA